One part of the Pelecanus crispus isolate bPelCri1 chromosome 20, bPelCri1.pri, whole genome shotgun sequence genome encodes these proteins:
- the LOC142595442 gene encoding transducin-like enhancer protein 1 isoform X1, whose product MFPQNRPPAHLQAPSAASGAAVPASAIPSTPQSLKLTYPETLDRIKEEFQFLQNQYHSLKLECEKLATEKTEIQRHYVMYYEMSYGLNIEMHKQTEIAKRLNVICAQLIPFLSQEHQQQVVQAVERAKQVTMTDLNAAIGHQLQTQHLSHHAPPIPLTPHPSGMQPAGLAGIGSASGLLALSGALGAQAQLLAKDDRAVHDTEPRGEQRDPGPSSLALPNGERARAISEYLSSSKKRKVEEKDFVTDYGSDADKSEDNLVVDEDPSSPHSVHSYSSRENGVEKVPLGRKEAVPLSPTSMASSSSTSPSRSKDVPTVEKAGTPSLKSSTPTSQGDAAAPGSSGAQQFRPATAKAPVDPLALGLRNPLGVQSPYSAAFSMAHPAVNGDMAGTGAYASLHLMSPQLNGAAAAVGAGSYGRSPLVGYDPHPHMRVPGLAAGMQVGTSGKPAYSFHVSADGQMQPVPFPPDALIGSSIPRHARQLHTLTHGEVVCAVTISNSTRHVYTGGKGCVKVWDVGQPGTKTAVAQLDCLNRDNYIRSCKLLPDGRSLIVGGEASTLSIWDLAAPTPRIKAELTSSAPACYALAISPDAKVCFSCCSDGNIVVWDLQNQTLVRQFQGHTDGASCIDISNDGTKLWTGGLDNTVRCWDLREGRQLQQHDFSSQIFSLGYCPTGEWLAVGMESSNVEILHVTKPDKYQLHLHESCVLSLKFASCGKWFVSTGKDNLLNAWRTPYGASIFQSKETSSVLSCDVSTDDQFIVTGSGDKKATVYEVIY is encoded by the exons ATGTTCCCGCAGAACCGGCCTCCG GCCCATCTCCAGGCACCCTCTGCTGCCTCCGGAGCCGCTGTCCCTGCCAGcgccatccccagcaccccccagtcCCTCAAGCTGACTTACCCGGAGACCTTGGACCGCATCAAGGAGGAATTCCAGTTCCTGCAGAACCAAtaccacag cttgAAGTTAGAATGTGAAAAGCtggcaacagaaaaaacagaaatccagCGTCATTATGTCATG TACTATGAGATGTCCTACGGCCTGAACATAGAGATGCACAAACAG ACGGAGATCGCCAAGCGGCTCAATGTGATCTGCGCCCAGCTCATCCCGTTCCTGTCTCAGGAG caccagcagcaggtgGTCCAGGCCGTGGAGCGTGCGAAGCAGGTGACTATGACCGACCTGAACGCGGCGATTGGG cacCAGCTCCAGACCCAGCACCTCTCACACCACGCTCCCCCCATCCCGCTGACTCCCCACCCCTCCGGGATGCAGCCCGCTGGCCTTGCGGGCATCGGCAGTGCCTCGGGGCTGCTGGCGCTCTCGGGGGCACTGGGGGCCCAGGCCCAGCTCCTCGCCAAAGACGACCGAGCGGTCCACGACACCGAGCCCAGGGGTGAGC AGCGAGACCCCGGCCCT AGCTCCCTGGCGCTGCCGAACGGGGAGCGGGCACGAGCCATCTCGGAGtacctgagcagcagcaagaagaggaaggtgGAGGAGAAGGACTTCGTTACGGACTAC GGCAGCGATGCGGACAAAAGCGAAGACAACTTGGTGGTGGATGAG gacccctcttCCCCGCACAGTGTCCATTCCTACTCGTCCCGGGAGAACGGGGTGGAGAAGGTCCcactggggaggaaggaggccGTACCACTCAGCCCGACCTCCATGGCCTCCTCGAGCAGCACGTCCCCGTCTCGGAGCAAGGACGTGCCCACG GTGGAGAAGGCAGGGACACCCAGCCTGAAGTCCAGCACCCCCACCTCCCAGGGTGacgccgcggccccgggctcCAGCGGTGCCCAGCAGTTTCGCCCTGCCACCGCCAAGGCCCCCGTGGACCCTTTGG CCCTGGGCCTGAGGAACCCGCTGGGAGTGCAGAGCCCCTACTCGGCCGCCTTCAGCATGGCCCACCCCGCAGTTAAcggggacatggctgggaccGGTGCCTACGCCAGCCTCCACCTCATGTCCCCGCAGCTCAACGGGGCTGCGGCCGCCGTGGGAGCCGGCAGCTACGGGCGCTCCCCGCTG GTGGGCTACGACCCGCACCCACACATGCGCGTCCCGGGGCTGGCGGCTGGCATGCAAGTGGGGACTTCGGGGAAACC TGCCTACTCCTTCCATGTCAGCGCTGACGGGCAGATGCAACCGGTGCCTTTCCCACCCGACGCCCTCATCGGCTCCAGCATCCCCCGCCACGCGCGGCAGCTCCACACCCTGACCCATGGCGAGGTGGTCTGCGCCGTCACCATCAGCAACTCCACGCGACACGTCTACACGGGGGGCAAGGGCTGCGTGAAGGTGTGGGACGTGGGGCAGCCGGGCACCAAGACAGCCGTGGCTCAGCTCGACTGCTTG AACCGCGACAACTACATccgctcctgcaagctgctcCCCGACGGCCGCAGCCTGATCGTCGGCGGGGAGGCCAGCACCCTTTCCATCTGGGACCTGGCGGCCCCCACGCCCCGCATCAAGGCTGAGCTCACCTCCTCTGCCCCCGCCTGCTAcgccctggccatcagccccGACGCCAAAGtctgcttctcctgctgcagcgACGGCAACATCGTGGTGTGGGACCTGCAGAACCAGACCCTGGTCAG GCAGTTTCAAGGCCACACGGATGGGGCCAGCTGCATCGACATCTCTAACGATGGCACCAAGCTGTGGACAGGGGGGCTGGACAACACGGTGCGGTGCTGGGACCTGCGGGAAGGGcgtcagctgcagcagcacgaCTTCAGCTCCCAG ATCTTCTCCCTGGGGTACTGCCCGACGGGAGAGTGGCTGGCGGTGGGCATGGAGAGCAGCAACGTGGAGATCCTGCACGTGACCAAACCGGACAAATATCAGCTGCACCTCCACGAGAGCTGCGTCCTCTCCCTCAAATTCGCCTCCTGCG gGAAGTGGTTCGTGAGCACGGGGAAGGACAACCTGCTGAACGCGTGGCGGACGCCCTACGGAGCCAGCATCTTCCAG TCGAAGGAAACCTCCTCCGTCCTCAGCTGCGATGTCTCCACGGATGACCAGTTCATCGTGACGGGCTCAGGAGACAAGAAAGCTACGGTTTACGAGGTCATTTACTGA
- the LOC142595442 gene encoding transducin-like enhancer protein 1 isoform X2: protein MFPQNRPPAHLQAPSAASGAAVPASAIPSTPQSLKLTYPETLDRIKEEFQFLQNQYHSLKLECEKLATEKTEIQRHYVMYYEMSYGLNIEMHKQTEIAKRLNVICAQLIPFLSQEHQQQVVQAVERAKQVTMTDLNAAIGHQLQTQHLSHHAPPIPLTPHPSGMQPAGLAGIGSASGLLALSGALGAQAQLLAKDDRAVHDTEPRERDPGPSSLALPNGERARAISEYLSSSKKRKVEEKDFVTDYGSDADKSEDNLVVDEDPSSPHSVHSYSSRENGVEKVPLGRKEAVPLSPTSMASSSSTSPSRSKDVPTVEKAGTPSLKSSTPTSQGDAAAPGSSGAQQFRPATAKAPVDPLALGLRNPLGVQSPYSAAFSMAHPAVNGDMAGTGAYASLHLMSPQLNGAAAAVGAGSYGRSPLVGYDPHPHMRVPGLAAGMQVGTSGKPAYSFHVSADGQMQPVPFPPDALIGSSIPRHARQLHTLTHGEVVCAVTISNSTRHVYTGGKGCVKVWDVGQPGTKTAVAQLDCLNRDNYIRSCKLLPDGRSLIVGGEASTLSIWDLAAPTPRIKAELTSSAPACYALAISPDAKVCFSCCSDGNIVVWDLQNQTLVRQFQGHTDGASCIDISNDGTKLWTGGLDNTVRCWDLREGRQLQQHDFSSQIFSLGYCPTGEWLAVGMESSNVEILHVTKPDKYQLHLHESCVLSLKFASCGKWFVSTGKDNLLNAWRTPYGASIFQSKETSSVLSCDVSTDDQFIVTGSGDKKATVYEVIY, encoded by the exons ATGTTCCCGCAGAACCGGCCTCCG GCCCATCTCCAGGCACCCTCTGCTGCCTCCGGAGCCGCTGTCCCTGCCAGcgccatccccagcaccccccagtcCCTCAAGCTGACTTACCCGGAGACCTTGGACCGCATCAAGGAGGAATTCCAGTTCCTGCAGAACCAAtaccacag cttgAAGTTAGAATGTGAAAAGCtggcaacagaaaaaacagaaatccagCGTCATTATGTCATG TACTATGAGATGTCCTACGGCCTGAACATAGAGATGCACAAACAG ACGGAGATCGCCAAGCGGCTCAATGTGATCTGCGCCCAGCTCATCCCGTTCCTGTCTCAGGAG caccagcagcaggtgGTCCAGGCCGTGGAGCGTGCGAAGCAGGTGACTATGACCGACCTGAACGCGGCGATTGGG cacCAGCTCCAGACCCAGCACCTCTCACACCACGCTCCCCCCATCCCGCTGACTCCCCACCCCTCCGGGATGCAGCCCGCTGGCCTTGCGGGCATCGGCAGTGCCTCGGGGCTGCTGGCGCTCTCGGGGGCACTGGGGGCCCAGGCCCAGCTCCTCGCCAAAGACGACCGAGCGGTCCACGACACCGAGCCCAGGG AGCGAGACCCCGGCCCT AGCTCCCTGGCGCTGCCGAACGGGGAGCGGGCACGAGCCATCTCGGAGtacctgagcagcagcaagaagaggaaggtgGAGGAGAAGGACTTCGTTACGGACTAC GGCAGCGATGCGGACAAAAGCGAAGACAACTTGGTGGTGGATGAG gacccctcttCCCCGCACAGTGTCCATTCCTACTCGTCCCGGGAGAACGGGGTGGAGAAGGTCCcactggggaggaaggaggccGTACCACTCAGCCCGACCTCCATGGCCTCCTCGAGCAGCACGTCCCCGTCTCGGAGCAAGGACGTGCCCACG GTGGAGAAGGCAGGGACACCCAGCCTGAAGTCCAGCACCCCCACCTCCCAGGGTGacgccgcggccccgggctcCAGCGGTGCCCAGCAGTTTCGCCCTGCCACCGCCAAGGCCCCCGTGGACCCTTTGG CCCTGGGCCTGAGGAACCCGCTGGGAGTGCAGAGCCCCTACTCGGCCGCCTTCAGCATGGCCCACCCCGCAGTTAAcggggacatggctgggaccGGTGCCTACGCCAGCCTCCACCTCATGTCCCCGCAGCTCAACGGGGCTGCGGCCGCCGTGGGAGCCGGCAGCTACGGGCGCTCCCCGCTG GTGGGCTACGACCCGCACCCACACATGCGCGTCCCGGGGCTGGCGGCTGGCATGCAAGTGGGGACTTCGGGGAAACC TGCCTACTCCTTCCATGTCAGCGCTGACGGGCAGATGCAACCGGTGCCTTTCCCACCCGACGCCCTCATCGGCTCCAGCATCCCCCGCCACGCGCGGCAGCTCCACACCCTGACCCATGGCGAGGTGGTCTGCGCCGTCACCATCAGCAACTCCACGCGACACGTCTACACGGGGGGCAAGGGCTGCGTGAAGGTGTGGGACGTGGGGCAGCCGGGCACCAAGACAGCCGTGGCTCAGCTCGACTGCTTG AACCGCGACAACTACATccgctcctgcaagctgctcCCCGACGGCCGCAGCCTGATCGTCGGCGGGGAGGCCAGCACCCTTTCCATCTGGGACCTGGCGGCCCCCACGCCCCGCATCAAGGCTGAGCTCACCTCCTCTGCCCCCGCCTGCTAcgccctggccatcagccccGACGCCAAAGtctgcttctcctgctgcagcgACGGCAACATCGTGGTGTGGGACCTGCAGAACCAGACCCTGGTCAG GCAGTTTCAAGGCCACACGGATGGGGCCAGCTGCATCGACATCTCTAACGATGGCACCAAGCTGTGGACAGGGGGGCTGGACAACACGGTGCGGTGCTGGGACCTGCGGGAAGGGcgtcagctgcagcagcacgaCTTCAGCTCCCAG ATCTTCTCCCTGGGGTACTGCCCGACGGGAGAGTGGCTGGCGGTGGGCATGGAGAGCAGCAACGTGGAGATCCTGCACGTGACCAAACCGGACAAATATCAGCTGCACCTCCACGAGAGCTGCGTCCTCTCCCTCAAATTCGCCTCCTGCG gGAAGTGGTTCGTGAGCACGGGGAAGGACAACCTGCTGAACGCGTGGCGGACGCCCTACGGAGCCAGCATCTTCCAG TCGAAGGAAACCTCCTCCGTCCTCAGCTGCGATGTCTCCACGGATGACCAGTTCATCGTGACGGGCTCAGGAGACAAGAAAGCTACGGTTTACGAGGTCATTTACTGA
- the LOC142595442 gene encoding transducin-like enhancer protein 1 isoform X5 produces MTEIAKRLNVICAQLIPFLSQEHQQQVVQAVERAKQVTMTDLNAAIGHQLQTQHLSHHAPPIPLTPHPSGMQPAGLAGIGSASGLLALSGALGAQAQLLAKDDRAVHDTEPRGERGGAGAGGGGGSLALPNGERARAISEYLSSSKKRKVEEKDFVTDYGSDADKSEDNLVVDEDPSSPHSVHSYSSRENGVEKVPLGRKEAVPLSPTSMASSSSTSPSRSKDVPTVEKAGTPSLKSSTPTSQGDAAAPGSSGAQQFRPATAKAPVDPLALGLRNPLGVQSPYSAAFSMAHPAVNGDMAGTGAYASLHLMSPQLNGAAAAVGAGSYGRSPLVGYDPHPHMRVPGLAAGMQVGTSGKPAYSFHVSADGQMQPVPFPPDALIGSSIPRHARQLHTLTHGEVVCAVTISNSTRHVYTGGKGCVKVWDVGQPGTKTAVAQLDCLNRDNYIRSCKLLPDGRSLIVGGEASTLSIWDLAAPTPRIKAELTSSAPACYALAISPDAKVCFSCCSDGNIVVWDLQNQTLVRQFQGHTDGASCIDISNDGTKLWTGGLDNTVRCWDLREGRQLQQHDFSSQIFSLGYCPTGEWLAVGMESSNVEILHVTKPDKYQLHLHESCVLSLKFASCGKWFVSTGKDNLLNAWRTPYGASIFQSKETSSVLSCDVSTDDQFIVTGSGDKKATVYEVIY; encoded by the exons ATG ACGGAGATCGCCAAGCGGCTCAATGTGATCTGCGCCCAGCTCATCCCGTTCCTGTCTCAGGAG caccagcagcaggtgGTCCAGGCCGTGGAGCGTGCGAAGCAGGTGACTATGACCGACCTGAACGCGGCGATTGGG cacCAGCTCCAGACCCAGCACCTCTCACACCACGCTCCCCCCATCCCGCTGACTCCCCACCCCTCCGGGATGCAGCCCGCTGGCCTTGCGGGCATCGGCAGTGCCTCGGGGCTGCTGGCGCTCTCGGGGGCACTGGGGGCCCAGGCCCAGCTCCTCGCCAAAGACGACCGAGCGGTCCACGACACCGAGCCCAGGGGTGAGCGtgggggagcaggagctggcggggggggggg CTCCCTGGCGCTGCCGAACGGGGAGCGGGCACGAGCCATCTCGGAGtacctgagcagcagcaagaagaggaaggtgGAGGAGAAGGACTTCGTTACGGACTAC GGCAGCGATGCGGACAAAAGCGAAGACAACTTGGTGGTGGATGAG gacccctcttCCCCGCACAGTGTCCATTCCTACTCGTCCCGGGAGAACGGGGTGGAGAAGGTCCcactggggaggaaggaggccGTACCACTCAGCCCGACCTCCATGGCCTCCTCGAGCAGCACGTCCCCGTCTCGGAGCAAGGACGTGCCCACG GTGGAGAAGGCAGGGACACCCAGCCTGAAGTCCAGCACCCCCACCTCCCAGGGTGacgccgcggccccgggctcCAGCGGTGCCCAGCAGTTTCGCCCTGCCACCGCCAAGGCCCCCGTGGACCCTTTGG CCCTGGGCCTGAGGAACCCGCTGGGAGTGCAGAGCCCCTACTCGGCCGCCTTCAGCATGGCCCACCCCGCAGTTAAcggggacatggctgggaccGGTGCCTACGCCAGCCTCCACCTCATGTCCCCGCAGCTCAACGGGGCTGCGGCCGCCGTGGGAGCCGGCAGCTACGGGCGCTCCCCGCTG GTGGGCTACGACCCGCACCCACACATGCGCGTCCCGGGGCTGGCGGCTGGCATGCAAGTGGGGACTTCGGGGAAACC TGCCTACTCCTTCCATGTCAGCGCTGACGGGCAGATGCAACCGGTGCCTTTCCCACCCGACGCCCTCATCGGCTCCAGCATCCCCCGCCACGCGCGGCAGCTCCACACCCTGACCCATGGCGAGGTGGTCTGCGCCGTCACCATCAGCAACTCCACGCGACACGTCTACACGGGGGGCAAGGGCTGCGTGAAGGTGTGGGACGTGGGGCAGCCGGGCACCAAGACAGCCGTGGCTCAGCTCGACTGCTTG AACCGCGACAACTACATccgctcctgcaagctgctcCCCGACGGCCGCAGCCTGATCGTCGGCGGGGAGGCCAGCACCCTTTCCATCTGGGACCTGGCGGCCCCCACGCCCCGCATCAAGGCTGAGCTCACCTCCTCTGCCCCCGCCTGCTAcgccctggccatcagccccGACGCCAAAGtctgcttctcctgctgcagcgACGGCAACATCGTGGTGTGGGACCTGCAGAACCAGACCCTGGTCAG GCAGTTTCAAGGCCACACGGATGGGGCCAGCTGCATCGACATCTCTAACGATGGCACCAAGCTGTGGACAGGGGGGCTGGACAACACGGTGCGGTGCTGGGACCTGCGGGAAGGGcgtcagctgcagcagcacgaCTTCAGCTCCCAG ATCTTCTCCCTGGGGTACTGCCCGACGGGAGAGTGGCTGGCGGTGGGCATGGAGAGCAGCAACGTGGAGATCCTGCACGTGACCAAACCGGACAAATATCAGCTGCACCTCCACGAGAGCTGCGTCCTCTCCCTCAAATTCGCCTCCTGCG gGAAGTGGTTCGTGAGCACGGGGAAGGACAACCTGCTGAACGCGTGGCGGACGCCCTACGGAGCCAGCATCTTCCAG TCGAAGGAAACCTCCTCCGTCCTCAGCTGCGATGTCTCCACGGATGACCAGTTCATCGTGACGGGCTCAGGAGACAAGAAAGCTACGGTTTACGAGGTCATTTACTGA
- the LOC142595442 gene encoding transducin-like enhancer protein 1 isoform X4, with protein MYYEMSYGLNIEMHKQHQQQVVQAVERAKQVTMTDLNAAIGHQLQTQHLSHHAPPIPLTPHPSGMQPAGLAGIGSASGLLALSGALGAQAQLLAKDDRAVHDTEPRGERGGAGAGGGGGSLALPNGERARAISEYLSSSKKRKVEEKDFVTDYGSDADKSEDNLVVDEDPSSPHSVHSYSSRENGVEKVPLGRKEAVPLSPTSMASSSSTSPSRSKDVPTVEKAGTPSLKSSTPTSQGDAAAPGSSGAQQFRPATAKAPVDPLALGLRNPLGVQSPYSAAFSMAHPAVNGDMAGTGAYASLHLMSPQLNGAAAAVGAGSYGRSPLVGYDPHPHMRVPGLAAGMQVGTSGKPAYSFHVSADGQMQPVPFPPDALIGSSIPRHARQLHTLTHGEVVCAVTISNSTRHVYTGGKGCVKVWDVGQPGTKTAVAQLDCLNRDNYIRSCKLLPDGRSLIVGGEASTLSIWDLAAPTPRIKAELTSSAPACYALAISPDAKVCFSCCSDGNIVVWDLQNQTLVRQFQGHTDGASCIDISNDGTKLWTGGLDNTVRCWDLREGRQLQQHDFSSQIFSLGYCPTGEWLAVGMESSNVEILHVTKPDKYQLHLHESCVLSLKFASCGKWFVSTGKDNLLNAWRTPYGASIFQSKETSSVLSCDVSTDDQFIVTGSGDKKATVYEVIY; from the exons ATG TACTATGAGATGTCCTACGGCCTGAACATAGAGATGCACAAACAG caccagcagcaggtgGTCCAGGCCGTGGAGCGTGCGAAGCAGGTGACTATGACCGACCTGAACGCGGCGATTGGG cacCAGCTCCAGACCCAGCACCTCTCACACCACGCTCCCCCCATCCCGCTGACTCCCCACCCCTCCGGGATGCAGCCCGCTGGCCTTGCGGGCATCGGCAGTGCCTCGGGGCTGCTGGCGCTCTCGGGGGCACTGGGGGCCCAGGCCCAGCTCCTCGCCAAAGACGACCGAGCGGTCCACGACACCGAGCCCAGGGGTGAGCGtgggggagcaggagctggcggggggggggg CTCCCTGGCGCTGCCGAACGGGGAGCGGGCACGAGCCATCTCGGAGtacctgagcagcagcaagaagaggaaggtgGAGGAGAAGGACTTCGTTACGGACTAC GGCAGCGATGCGGACAAAAGCGAAGACAACTTGGTGGTGGATGAG gacccctcttCCCCGCACAGTGTCCATTCCTACTCGTCCCGGGAGAACGGGGTGGAGAAGGTCCcactggggaggaaggaggccGTACCACTCAGCCCGACCTCCATGGCCTCCTCGAGCAGCACGTCCCCGTCTCGGAGCAAGGACGTGCCCACG GTGGAGAAGGCAGGGACACCCAGCCTGAAGTCCAGCACCCCCACCTCCCAGGGTGacgccgcggccccgggctcCAGCGGTGCCCAGCAGTTTCGCCCTGCCACCGCCAAGGCCCCCGTGGACCCTTTGG CCCTGGGCCTGAGGAACCCGCTGGGAGTGCAGAGCCCCTACTCGGCCGCCTTCAGCATGGCCCACCCCGCAGTTAAcggggacatggctgggaccGGTGCCTACGCCAGCCTCCACCTCATGTCCCCGCAGCTCAACGGGGCTGCGGCCGCCGTGGGAGCCGGCAGCTACGGGCGCTCCCCGCTG GTGGGCTACGACCCGCACCCACACATGCGCGTCCCGGGGCTGGCGGCTGGCATGCAAGTGGGGACTTCGGGGAAACC TGCCTACTCCTTCCATGTCAGCGCTGACGGGCAGATGCAACCGGTGCCTTTCCCACCCGACGCCCTCATCGGCTCCAGCATCCCCCGCCACGCGCGGCAGCTCCACACCCTGACCCATGGCGAGGTGGTCTGCGCCGTCACCATCAGCAACTCCACGCGACACGTCTACACGGGGGGCAAGGGCTGCGTGAAGGTGTGGGACGTGGGGCAGCCGGGCACCAAGACAGCCGTGGCTCAGCTCGACTGCTTG AACCGCGACAACTACATccgctcctgcaagctgctcCCCGACGGCCGCAGCCTGATCGTCGGCGGGGAGGCCAGCACCCTTTCCATCTGGGACCTGGCGGCCCCCACGCCCCGCATCAAGGCTGAGCTCACCTCCTCTGCCCCCGCCTGCTAcgccctggccatcagccccGACGCCAAAGtctgcttctcctgctgcagcgACGGCAACATCGTGGTGTGGGACCTGCAGAACCAGACCCTGGTCAG GCAGTTTCAAGGCCACACGGATGGGGCCAGCTGCATCGACATCTCTAACGATGGCACCAAGCTGTGGACAGGGGGGCTGGACAACACGGTGCGGTGCTGGGACCTGCGGGAAGGGcgtcagctgcagcagcacgaCTTCAGCTCCCAG ATCTTCTCCCTGGGGTACTGCCCGACGGGAGAGTGGCTGGCGGTGGGCATGGAGAGCAGCAACGTGGAGATCCTGCACGTGACCAAACCGGACAAATATCAGCTGCACCTCCACGAGAGCTGCGTCCTCTCCCTCAAATTCGCCTCCTGCG gGAAGTGGTTCGTGAGCACGGGGAAGGACAACCTGCTGAACGCGTGGCGGACGCCCTACGGAGCCAGCATCTTCCAG TCGAAGGAAACCTCCTCCGTCCTCAGCTGCGATGTCTCCACGGATGACCAGTTCATCGTGACGGGCTCAGGAGACAAGAAAGCTACGGTTTACGAGGTCATTTACTGA
- the LOC142595442 gene encoding transducin-like enhancer protein 1 isoform X3: protein MYYEMSYGLNIEMHKQTEIAKRLNVICAQLIPFLSQEHQQQVVQAVERAKQVTMTDLNAAIGHQLQTQHLSHHAPPIPLTPHPSGMQPAGLAGIGSASGLLALSGALGAQAQLLAKDDRAVHDTEPRGERGGAGAGGGGGSLALPNGERARAISEYLSSSKKRKVEEKDFVTDYGSDADKSEDNLVVDEDPSSPHSVHSYSSRENGVEKVPLGRKEAVPLSPTSMASSSSTSPSRSKDVPTVEKAGTPSLKSSTPTSQGDAAAPGSSGAQQFRPATAKAPVDPLALGLRNPLGVQSPYSAAFSMAHPAVNGDMAGTGAYASLHLMSPQLNGAAAAVGAGSYGRSPLVGYDPHPHMRVPGLAAGMQVGTSGKPAYSFHVSADGQMQPVPFPPDALIGSSIPRHARQLHTLTHGEVVCAVTISNSTRHVYTGGKGCVKVWDVGQPGTKTAVAQLDCLNRDNYIRSCKLLPDGRSLIVGGEASTLSIWDLAAPTPRIKAELTSSAPACYALAISPDAKVCFSCCSDGNIVVWDLQNQTLVRQFQGHTDGASCIDISNDGTKLWTGGLDNTVRCWDLREGRQLQQHDFSSQIFSLGYCPTGEWLAVGMESSNVEILHVTKPDKYQLHLHESCVLSLKFASCGKWFVSTGKDNLLNAWRTPYGASIFQSKETSSVLSCDVSTDDQFIVTGSGDKKATVYEVIY, encoded by the exons ATG TACTATGAGATGTCCTACGGCCTGAACATAGAGATGCACAAACAG ACGGAGATCGCCAAGCGGCTCAATGTGATCTGCGCCCAGCTCATCCCGTTCCTGTCTCAGGAG caccagcagcaggtgGTCCAGGCCGTGGAGCGTGCGAAGCAGGTGACTATGACCGACCTGAACGCGGCGATTGGG cacCAGCTCCAGACCCAGCACCTCTCACACCACGCTCCCCCCATCCCGCTGACTCCCCACCCCTCCGGGATGCAGCCCGCTGGCCTTGCGGGCATCGGCAGTGCCTCGGGGCTGCTGGCGCTCTCGGGGGCACTGGGGGCCCAGGCCCAGCTCCTCGCCAAAGACGACCGAGCGGTCCACGACACCGAGCCCAGGGGTGAGCGtgggggagcaggagctggcggggggggggg CTCCCTGGCGCTGCCGAACGGGGAGCGGGCACGAGCCATCTCGGAGtacctgagcagcagcaagaagaggaaggtgGAGGAGAAGGACTTCGTTACGGACTAC GGCAGCGATGCGGACAAAAGCGAAGACAACTTGGTGGTGGATGAG gacccctcttCCCCGCACAGTGTCCATTCCTACTCGTCCCGGGAGAACGGGGTGGAGAAGGTCCcactggggaggaaggaggccGTACCACTCAGCCCGACCTCCATGGCCTCCTCGAGCAGCACGTCCCCGTCTCGGAGCAAGGACGTGCCCACG GTGGAGAAGGCAGGGACACCCAGCCTGAAGTCCAGCACCCCCACCTCCCAGGGTGacgccgcggccccgggctcCAGCGGTGCCCAGCAGTTTCGCCCTGCCACCGCCAAGGCCCCCGTGGACCCTTTGG CCCTGGGCCTGAGGAACCCGCTGGGAGTGCAGAGCCCCTACTCGGCCGCCTTCAGCATGGCCCACCCCGCAGTTAAcggggacatggctgggaccGGTGCCTACGCCAGCCTCCACCTCATGTCCCCGCAGCTCAACGGGGCTGCGGCCGCCGTGGGAGCCGGCAGCTACGGGCGCTCCCCGCTG GTGGGCTACGACCCGCACCCACACATGCGCGTCCCGGGGCTGGCGGCTGGCATGCAAGTGGGGACTTCGGGGAAACC TGCCTACTCCTTCCATGTCAGCGCTGACGGGCAGATGCAACCGGTGCCTTTCCCACCCGACGCCCTCATCGGCTCCAGCATCCCCCGCCACGCGCGGCAGCTCCACACCCTGACCCATGGCGAGGTGGTCTGCGCCGTCACCATCAGCAACTCCACGCGACACGTCTACACGGGGGGCAAGGGCTGCGTGAAGGTGTGGGACGTGGGGCAGCCGGGCACCAAGACAGCCGTGGCTCAGCTCGACTGCTTG AACCGCGACAACTACATccgctcctgcaagctgctcCCCGACGGCCGCAGCCTGATCGTCGGCGGGGAGGCCAGCACCCTTTCCATCTGGGACCTGGCGGCCCCCACGCCCCGCATCAAGGCTGAGCTCACCTCCTCTGCCCCCGCCTGCTAcgccctggccatcagccccGACGCCAAAGtctgcttctcctgctgcagcgACGGCAACATCGTGGTGTGGGACCTGCAGAACCAGACCCTGGTCAG GCAGTTTCAAGGCCACACGGATGGGGCCAGCTGCATCGACATCTCTAACGATGGCACCAAGCTGTGGACAGGGGGGCTGGACAACACGGTGCGGTGCTGGGACCTGCGGGAAGGGcgtcagctgcagcagcacgaCTTCAGCTCCCAG ATCTTCTCCCTGGGGTACTGCCCGACGGGAGAGTGGCTGGCGGTGGGCATGGAGAGCAGCAACGTGGAGATCCTGCACGTGACCAAACCGGACAAATATCAGCTGCACCTCCACGAGAGCTGCGTCCTCTCCCTCAAATTCGCCTCCTGCG gGAAGTGGTTCGTGAGCACGGGGAAGGACAACCTGCTGAACGCGTGGCGGACGCCCTACGGAGCCAGCATCTTCCAG TCGAAGGAAACCTCCTCCGTCCTCAGCTGCGATGTCTCCACGGATGACCAGTTCATCGTGACGGGCTCAGGAGACAAGAAAGCTACGGTTTACGAGGTCATTTACTGA